Below is a genomic region from Xylophilus sp. GW821-FHT01B05.
GCGGCACGCGGACCGGTGCCGGCTCGGCCGTCAGCGCGGCCTGGGCTGCTGCGACCTTGCTGCTGTCGGAATGCACCCATTGCAGACCACTGCCTTCGGCCACGCCAATCAGCTCCGTCACCGGCAGCACAAAGGCTGCTGGGGCCGGGGCGGCCACTGCCACAGGTGCGGCTACAGGCGCTGCCACGGGGGCTGCGACCGGTGCTGGTGCGGGGGCCGGCGCTGGCGCTGCTGCGATGGTTTCCACCACCGGTGCTGCCACCGGGGCTGCTACAGGCGCGGCGACCGCGACTGCAACCGGCTGGGGCTGGACCGGTGCCGCGGCGCTTTCGACCGGGGCGGCTTCTGCCACGATGGCCGGGGCCTGGGCTTCTTCGTCCTGCTGGCGGTTGCGCGGTGCGCGGGGAGCGCGCGGGGCGCGTTCCTCGGCACGGTCTGCACGCGCCTGTGGCGCGTCGTCGCGGCGGGCTTCAGCGTAGGCGCGTGGTGCGGCTTCGTCGTCGCTGACCTCGGCGTTCACCGGGGCCGGGCTGCGGAAGGCATCAAAGATGCCGCCCTGGGCCGGCGCTTCGCGCTCGACGGACTCTTGCGGTGCGCGCTCGGCGCTGTTGCCATTGCCGTTGCGCTCGCCACCTTCGCGGCGGTCGCGGCCGTAGCGGTCACGCGAGCGGCGCTCACGACGTTCGCGGCGCTCTTCACCACCGGCTTCGCCGTTGGTTTGGGGCGCGCCAGTGTCGTTGCCGTTTGCTTCCTCGCCAGCCACCTGCGGTTGCTGCTGGGCGTTGCCGCGTGCGTCGGCCACGGCATCGCTGCCCACGCCTTCGCCGGCTTCCGTCGCACCTTCGGCAGCACGCGGAGCGCGCTCACCACGGCCGCGACGGCCACCTTCGCCACGCTCACCGCGCTCGCCACGTTCACGGCGCGGTGGGCGCTCGCTGCGCTGTTCGTCGCCGGAGGTCGGCACTTCCAACGCCACGCCGGCCAGGGCCTGCGCCTCGGTCACCGTGTCGGTGCCCAGGGGGCGGTCGCTGGTGCGCGGTTCGCGCGGCTCGCGGCCTTCACGGCCGGCCGGACGGGCATCGCCACGCTCGCGGCGCTCACGGCGTTCGCCGCCGCGGCCTTCGCGTTCACCACGGTCTGCACGCTCGCCGCGTTCACCGTTACCGTTGCGTGCTTGCTCGGGGCGGTCGCCGCCACGTTCCTGGCGTTCCGGGCGCTCGCCGGCTGCGGCCGTTGCGCCGGCCGGGCGCTCGGTACGTTCACCGCGGCGTCCGCCACGGCCACCATCACGGCCACCTTCGCGGCGACCCTCGCCACGTTCACCGCGGTCACCGCGCTCGCCACGGTCACGGCGTTCACCGCCACGGCCAGGGCGTTGTTCGCCAGCCGCCGGTGCGGGCGCCGCAACCGGCGCAGCCACCGGTGCGGGCACCGGGCCAAAGCCGAAGAAGTTGCGCAGCCAGGCCAGGAAGCCCGATTCGGCCACAGGCGCCGGCTGTGCGGGCGGCGGCAGCGTTGCACGGGCCGGCGCTGCGGCAGCGGCCGGTGCCGCAGCAGGGCGCGGCGCGGCCTGCGGTGCGGGTGCGTCGGGCAGCACGCCCTTGATCACCGGCGTCTGCTTGTTGGTCGGCTCTTGCGAGCGGCGGGTGACCGTGGTCGGGTCTTCCACCACTTCGGCGAGCTTGTAGCTGGCCTCGATGCCGTCCAGGCGCGGGTCGTCGTGCTTCAGGCGTTCGAGCTTGTAGTGCGGGGTTTCCAGCGACTTGTTGGGCACCATCAGCACGTTGACGCGCTGCTTGAGCTCGATCTTGGCGATTTCGGTGCGCTTTTCGTTCAGCAGGAAAGAGGCCACTTCCACCGGCACTTGCACGTGCACGGCGGCGGTGTTGTCCTTCATGGACTCTTCCTGGATGATCCGCAGGATCTGCAGCGCCGAGCTTTCCGTGTCGCGGATGTGGCCAGAGCCACCGCAGCGCGGGCAGTTGATGTGCGCGCCTTCAGACAGCGCCGGCTTCAGGCGCTGGCGGCTCATTTCCATCAGGCCGAACTTGCTGATCGAGCCAAACTGCACGCGGGCGCGGTCTTGCCGCAGCGCGTCGCGCAGGCGGTTTTCCACTTCGCGGCGGTTCTTCGACTCTTCCATGTCGATGAAGTCGATCACGATCAGGCCGCCCAGGTCACGCAGGCGCATCTGGCGCGCCACTTCGTCGGCGGCTTCCAGGTTGGTGCGGGTAGCGGTTTCCTCGATGTCGCCGCCCTTGATGGCGCGCGCCGAGTTGACGTCCACGCTGACCAGCGCCTCGGTGTGGTCGATCACCACGGCACCACCGGACGGCAGCGTCACGGTGCGGGCGTAGGCGGATTCGATCTGGTGTTCGATCTGGAAGCGGCTGAACAGCGGCGCATCGTCGCGGTAGCGCTTCACGCGGGCGGCATGCTCGGGCATGACGTGCGCCATGAACTGGTGCGCCTGCTCGTAGATGTCGTCGGTGTCGATCAGGATGTCGCCGATGTCGTGGTTGAAGTAGTCACGAATCGCGCGAATGACCAGGCTGGATTCCTGATAGATCAGGAAAGCGCCCTTGCCGCCCTTGGCCGCGCCGTCGATGGCGGTCCAGAGCTTGAGCAGGTAGTTCAGGTCCCACTGCAGTTCGGGCGCGGTGCGGCCGATGCCAGCGGTGCGCGCGATGATGCTCATACCGTTCGGGTATTCGAGCTGGTCCATCGCTTCTTTGAGCTCGGCGCGGTCCTCGCCCTCGATGCGCCGGCTGACGCCGCCGCCGCGCGGGTTGTTGGGCATCAGCACCACGTAGCGGCCGGCCAGGCTCACAAAGGTGGTCAGGGCCGCGCCCTTGTTGCCGCGCTCTTCCTTCTCGACCTGGACCAGCAGCTCCTGGCCTTCCTTGATCACGTCGTTGATGCGCGCTTGGCTCACCGAGACGCCGGCGGCAAAGTATTGGCGGGAGATTTCCTTGAAGGGCAGGAAGCCGTGGCGGTCTTCGCCGTAGTCGACGAAGCAGGCCTCCAGCGAGGGCTCGACGCGCGTGACGACGGCCTTGTAGATGTTGCCCTTGCGCTGTTCGCGCCCTTCGATTTCGATTTCGTAGTCGAGCAGTTTTTGCCCGTCGACGATGGCCAGGCGGCGTTCTTCGGCCTGCGTGGCGTTGATCAGCATCCGTTTCATGATGCGTTCCTTCGTGTATTCAAAACTTCGTACAGGCCCGGATGGGGGCCAACGATGCCTGAACTGACGCTTCGAAACGAAGGGAATTGCCGGGAAAGCCGCGACTGCTGGCGCTTAGCGCTGCAGACGGGGCGGGGGCGCGTGGAGAGAAGCGAGGAGCGGCCGCAAAAAAGGGTGGGCGGCCGGGCGGGCAACATGTGCCCGCGGGAGAGGTGCAGACCACCGGGGCACGCCGGCGGGCGGGGGCATGAGCCACCGCCAGAGGGCAGGTACCAGGGTCATCAGCACGGCAAGATCTCGCTTCCATCCGCTGGTGGCCCTTGCCGCATGAGGCGCGGGGCGTACCAGCTGGGGTATTCCGGTTCGGTGTTTCAAAGTGCCGGCTCGTCCGGAGGAGCAGCGGGCCGTTGCGGACAATGGGTGCGCAACTTGCCCGGAAAAGCCTCCGGTGGCATCGACCTGCTGGCGGCATGCGGCGTGGTGGGTGGACTAAACTCCATCAAAATCAACCACTTACACAATGTCGCGCCAGTGAAACACATTATAGGGGCCAAAGTCCCGTCCGCAGCGCCCGCCGTGCGGCAGGTGACGGTGGATGCAGAGTCCGAAGGCCAGCGGCTAGACAACTTCCTGATCCGCGAATTGAAGGGCGTGCCCAAGACCCACGTCTACCGCATCATCCGCTCGGGCGAGGTGCGCGTGAACAAGGGCCGCGCCTCCGCCGATACCCGCGTGGCGGCCGGCGACGTGGTGCGCCTGCCGCCAGTGCGCGTGTCGGAGGCGGCCGAGGCGAAAGCGGCGCGCCCGGCGCCGGCGCGCGAATTCCCGGTGCTGTTCGAAGATGAGCACTTGCTTGCCATCGACAAACCCGCTGGCGTCGCCGTGCACGGCGGCAGCGGCGTGAGCTTTGGCGTCATCGAACAACTGCGCCAGGCCCGGCCGCAGGCGAAGTTCCTTGAACTGGTACACCGGCTCGACCGCGAAACCTCCGGCATCCTGCTGGTGGCCAAGAAGCGCTCGGCGCTGGTCCGCTTGCAGGACCAGTTCCGCGAGCGCGAAACCGGCAAGACCTATCTGGCGCTGGCCATAGGCGCCTGGCCGGCCAATCGCAAGGTGATCGACCAGCCGTTGCACAAATACCTGCAGGCCGATGGCGAGCGCCGCGTGCGTGTCACCACGGCCGACGACCCGGACGGCATGCGCTCGGTCACCCTGGTCAAGGTGCGCCACGGCATCCCGGCCCGGTCGGAGGCGGGGCTACCGGCTTTCTCATTGCTGGAAGTGACGATCAAGACTGGCCGCACCCACCAGATCCGCGTGCACCTGGCATCCGGCGGCCACGCCATTGCGGGCGACGACAAGTACGGTGACTTTCCCCTCAACAAGCGGCTGGCCGGCCTGGGCCTGTCGCGCATGTTCCTGCACGCCTGGCGGCTGCAGTTCACCCATCCGGCGAGCGAGGAGCGGATCACGCTCACCGCGGAGTTACCGCCAGAGCTGGTCCCTTGGGCCTAAAGTACCTGTCTTAAATATTTCCCCGCGCTGCTGATGTCCGACCTTGCCTCCCGTCCCCCCCGCTTCGACCTGATCGCCTTCGACTGGGACGGAACCCTCTACGACTCGACCGGCATCATCGTGCGCTGCATCCAGGCCGCAGTGCATGACGTGGGCGGCACCGTGCCGACCGACCGTGCCGCCGCCTATGTGATCGGCATGAGCCTGAACCAGGCGTTGGCCCATGCCGCGCCGGACGTGCCGCCTGAGCGCTATCCGCAACTGGGCGAACGCTACCGCCACCACTACCGGCTGCACCATGACGACCTGAGCCTGTTCGATGGCGTGCTGCCCATGCTCGATGCGCTCAAGGCGCGCGGCCACCTGCTGACGGTGGCCACCGGCAAGAGCCGGCGCGGCCTGAACGAGGTGCTGGCGACCGAGCAACTGCGCGGTACGTTTGATGCCTCGCGCACCGCCGACGAGACCGCCGGCAAGCCCGATCCGCTGATGCTGCATGAGCTGATGCAGGAGTTCGACCTGCCGCCCGAGCGCGTGCTGATGATTGGCGACACCACGCACGACTTGCTGATGGCCCGCAACGCCGGCTGCGCCAGTGTCGGCGTGAGCTACGGCGCGCACACACCTGAGGCGTTCGGCGAACTGGGCCCACTAGCGGTAGTGAATTCCATCGCCGAGCTGGACGGCTGGCTGCGCGACAACGCATGACTTGAGAGGAGGGGCCCGCGATGCAGGACCGCACCATCGCCCTGTGCCACAGCCGTGAACTGCAGGACGGCGGCCCTGCTGTTCCCTTCGACCTGGTCTACGCCGGCCAGACCTGCCGTGCGTTTGCTATCCGGTTCCGGGGCGTGCCGCATGCCTACCTCAACCGCTGCACCCACGTCGGCATGGAGATGGACTGGCAGCCAAACCACTTCTTCGACGACAGCGGGCAGTGGCTGCTGTGCCATGCCCACGGCGCCGCCTACCTGCCGGGCAGCGGTGCCTGCGCCGGCGGCCCCTGTCGCGGCGGACTGGTGAAAATACAACTGTCGGAGGCTGGCGGCGTGGTCCACTGGCATACTGCCTACAACCTCCAACCCCTCGAGTTCTAGATGACTGATCCGATCTTTCGCGATCCCTTGGATCATGAAGAAAAAAGCCCGCAAGCCGGCGCACAGCCTGGGCTTTATGCTTCTAAAAATGTAGCAAAGGAGGAGGGGGGGCAATGGGAGCGGGCGACGCTGGAGAAGCTCGCCTTTGCCGCGCTCAAGGAGCAGCGCTCGGCACGCCGCTGGAAGATATTCGTGCGCCTGGCCTGGCTGCTGTTCTTCGTCACCGTTGCCTGGCTGCTGTTTCACCGCGCGGCTCCTGCCACCGCCAAGACGACCGCGCACACCGCGGTGATCGATATCAAGGGCGAGATCGCCCAGGGCAACCAGGCCAGCGCGGAATTCGTCGTGGCCGCCATGCGCACCGCCTTCGAAGACGACGGCGCGCAGGCCGTGGTGCTGCTCATCAATTCGCCAGGTGGCAGCCCGGTGCAGGCCGGCATCATCAATGACGAGATCCTGCGGCTCAAGGCCAAGTACAAGAAGCCGATCTACGCCGTGGTGGAAGAAACCTGCGCCTCGGCGGCCTATTACATTGCCGCCGCCACCGACAAGATCTATGTCGACAAGGCCAGCATCGTCGGCAGCATTGGCGTGCTGATGGACGGCTTTGGCTTCACCGGCCTGATGGACAAGCTGGGCGTGGAGCGCCGCCTGATCACCGCCGGTGAGAACAAGGGCTTCATGGACCCGTTCAGCCCGCAGAGCGGCAAGCAGCGCGAACTCGCCCAGGCCATGCTCGATCAGATCCACCAGCAGTTCATCGGCGTGGTCAAGGCCGGCCGTGGCGACCGGCTCAAGGAAACGCCGGAGACCTTCAGCGGCCTGTTCTGGACCGGCCAGCAGGCAGTAGAGATGGGCCTGGCCGACCAGTTGGGCAATGTCGACTACGTGGCGCGCGAAGTGGTCAAGGCCGAGGAAATCGTCGACTACACCCGCCGTGACAACGTCGCCGAGCGGCTGGCCAAGAAGTTTGGCGCCGCCATGGGCGAGGGCGCCGTGCAGTCCATGCTGCGCCTGACGCCGTCCCTGCGCTGACGCGTTCCCCGCCCGTCCCCGCCAAAAGCCCGCGCCAACCCCGCGGGCTTTTTTCTGTCTGGGGCTGGTTGATGCGTCATTTGATTTCATTGGATATAATTTCATTTGAAATCAATTGGAGATGGGCATGGCCTTCGAAGACGATCTGGACCGCTACTTCCGCCTGCGCCCCACGGCGCCGGCCGGGCCGATCCGTGCCACGCGGCTGCTGATGCGCACCGCCGTCTTGCTGGAGGCGCGCATGGACCGTGCGCTGGCGCAGCACGGCCTGCTGATGCGCGAGTACCTGGCACTGGCCTTTATCTCGCTGCACAAGGGCGAGCGGCTGCGGCCGTCTGAGCTCAGCACCTCGCTCGACGCCAGCCGCACCCAGGTCACGCGCCTGCTCGACGCGCTGGAGTCGCAAGGCCTGGTCGAGCGCCAGGCCGCCGTCGAGGACCGGCGCGCGCTGCAACTGGCGCTGACGCCGGCCGGCAGCCGCAAGCTCAGTGCCGCCGCGCCCGACGTGCACGAGGCCTACCGCCAGAGCTGGGCCACGGTGGGCGATGACTTCGACGCCACCTTGCGCGGCCTGCGCGCCGTCAACACGCAATTGGAGGCAGACGGCGAAGGAGCCGCGCCGTGAGCAGCCTGCCGGGCGCCGCCCTGCTGCGCCTGTTCCCCCGTACCGAGAAGAAAAGCCTGCTGATGCAACTGCTGGGGCTGGTCACGGCGGTGGAGTTTTTTGAGAACCTGATGTTCGTCTTTGGCTCGGCCCACATCATGGGCGGGCTGGACGCGGCGCCGCGCGAATTCGTGCGGGTGCAGGCCGCCTACGCCGTCGGCAGCATGCTGATGATGCTGGCC
It encodes:
- a CDS encoding Rieske 2Fe-2S domain-containing protein, with product MQDRTIALCHSRELQDGGPAVPFDLVYAGQTCRAFAIRFRGVPHAYLNRCTHVGMEMDWQPNHFFDDSGQWLLCHAHGAAYLPGSGACAGGPCRGGLVKIQLSEAGGVVHWHTAYNLQPLEF
- a CDS encoding RluA family pseudouridine synthase, whose amino-acid sequence is MKHIIGAKVPSAAPAVRQVTVDAESEGQRLDNFLIRELKGVPKTHVYRIIRSGEVRVNKGRASADTRVAAGDVVRLPPVRVSEAAEAKAARPAPAREFPVLFEDEHLLAIDKPAGVAVHGGSGVSFGVIEQLRQARPQAKFLELVHRLDRETSGILLVAKKRSALVRLQDQFRERETGKTYLALAIGAWPANRKVIDQPLHKYLQADGERRVRVTTADDPDGMRSVTLVKVRHGIPARSEAGLPAFSLLEVTIKTGRTHQIRVHLASGGHAIAGDDKYGDFPLNKRLAGLGLSRMFLHAWRLQFTHPASEERITLTAELPPELVPWA
- a CDS encoding MarR family transcriptional regulator; protein product: MAFEDDLDRYFRLRPTAPAGPIRATRLLMRTAVLLEARMDRALAQHGLLMREYLALAFISLHKGERLRPSELSTSLDASRTQVTRLLDALESQGLVERQAAVEDRRALQLALTPAGSRKLSAAAPDVHEAYRQSWATVGDDFDATLRGLRAVNTQLEADGEGAAP
- a CDS encoding Rne/Rng family ribonuclease gives rise to the protein MKRMLINATQAEERRLAIVDGQKLLDYEIEIEGREQRKGNIYKAVVTRVEPSLEACFVDYGEDRHGFLPFKEISRQYFAAGVSVSQARINDVIKEGQELLVQVEKEERGNKGAALTTFVSLAGRYVVLMPNNPRGGGVSRRIEGEDRAELKEAMDQLEYPNGMSIIARTAGIGRTAPELQWDLNYLLKLWTAIDGAAKGGKGAFLIYQESSLVIRAIRDYFNHDIGDILIDTDDIYEQAHQFMAHVMPEHAARVKRYRDDAPLFSRFQIEHQIESAYARTVTLPSGGAVVIDHTEALVSVDVNSARAIKGGDIEETATRTNLEAADEVARQMRLRDLGGLIVIDFIDMEESKNRREVENRLRDALRQDRARVQFGSISKFGLMEMSRQRLKPALSEGAHINCPRCGGSGHIRDTESSALQILRIIQEESMKDNTAAVHVQVPVEVASFLLNEKRTEIAKIELKQRVNVLMVPNKSLETPHYKLERLKHDDPRLDGIEASYKLAEVVEDPTTVTRRSQEPTNKQTPVIKGVLPDAPAPQAAPRPAAAPAAAAAPARATLPPPAQPAPVAESGFLAWLRNFFGFGPVPAPVAAPVAAPAPAAGEQRPGRGGERRDRGERGDRGERGEGRREGGRDGGRGGRRGERTERPAGATAAAGERPERQERGGDRPEQARNGNGERGERADRGEREGRGGERRERRERGDARPAGREGREPREPRTSDRPLGTDTVTEAQALAGVALEVPTSGDEQRSERPPRRERGERGERGEGGRRGRGERAPRAAEGATEAGEGVGSDAVADARGNAQQQPQVAGEEANGNDTGAPQTNGEAGGEERRERRERRSRDRYGRDRREGGERNGNGNSAERAPQESVEREAPAQGGIFDAFRSPAPVNAEVSDDEAAPRAYAEARRDDAPQARADRAEERAPRAPRAPRNRQQDEEAQAPAIVAEAAPVESAAAPVQPQPVAVAVAAPVAAPVAAPVVETIAAAPAPAPAPAPVAAPVAAPVAAPVAVAAPAPAAFVLPVTELIGVAEGSGLQWVHSDSSKVAAAQAALTAEPAPVRVPRERPPVAAPDNGPLVLVETRRDLNDVKLPFEQPNA
- a CDS encoding S49 family peptidase, producing the protein MTDPIFRDPLDHEEKSPQAGAQPGLYASKNVAKEEGGQWERATLEKLAFAALKEQRSARRWKIFVRLAWLLFFVTVAWLLFHRAAPATAKTTAHTAVIDIKGEIAQGNQASAEFVVAAMRTAFEDDGAQAVVLLINSPGGSPVQAGIINDEILRLKAKYKKPIYAVVEETCASAAYYIAAATDKIYVDKASIVGSIGVLMDGFGFTGLMDKLGVERRLITAGENKGFMDPFSPQSGKQRELAQAMLDQIHQQFIGVVKAGRGDRLKETPETFSGLFWTGQQAVEMGLADQLGNVDYVAREVVKAEEIVDYTRRDNVAERLAKKFGAAMGEGAVQSMLRLTPSLR
- a CDS encoding HAD-IA family hydrolase — its product is MSDLASRPPRFDLIAFDWDGTLYDSTGIIVRCIQAAVHDVGGTVPTDRAAAYVIGMSLNQALAHAAPDVPPERYPQLGERYRHHYRLHHDDLSLFDGVLPMLDALKARGHLLTVATGKSRRGLNEVLATEQLRGTFDASRTADETAGKPDPLMLHELMQEFDLPPERVLMIGDTTHDLLMARNAGCASVGVSYGAHTPEAFGELGPLAVVNSIAELDGWLRDNA